One window of the Candidatus Korarchaeota archaeon NZ13-K genome contains the following:
- a CDS encoding Glu/Leu/Phe/Val dehydrogenase yields MAEQLNPWENALKQLDKAAKVLKLDPGIHQILATPKRVLEVQIPVRMDDGSIKVFLGWRVQHNDARGPFKGGIRYHPDTNVDEVKALAMWMTWKTAVVDVPFGGGKGGVRVDPRALSPGELERLTRRYAYAIAPIIGVDIDIPAPDVYTNPQTMAWIVDTYSMIKGYFEPGVITGKPLEVGGSEGRNEATARGLQYVTEEAVKVLGIDPKKAKVAVQGYGNAGYFSAKFMQELGMKIVAVSDSKGAIYNPDGLDPDKVLEHKNKTGSVVGFPGSTSLDSDPKRANEKLLELDVDVLIPAAIENVITDKNADNIKAKLIVEAANGPTTPEADSILHERGITVAPDILANAGGVTVSYFEWVQARTREWWDIDTVRMKLRAKMTKAFRDVYEMHKELKVDMRTAALALAVKRVVRAMELRGIWP; encoded by the coding sequence ATGGCCGAGCAGTTGAACCCTTGGGAGAATGCCCTCAAGCAGCTGGATAAGGCCGCCAAGGTGCTGAAACTAGACCCGGGGATTCACCAGATCCTCGCGACACCGAAAAGGGTGCTGGAGGTCCAGATCCCTGTTAGGATGGATGACGGTTCCATCAAGGTCTTCCTGGGTTGGAGGGTTCAGCACAACGATGCCAGGGGGCCCTTCAAGGGGGGCATAAGGTATCACCCCGACACGAACGTCGATGAGGTGAAGGCCCTAGCGATGTGGATGACCTGGAAAACTGCCGTGGTTGATGTCCCGTTCGGTGGCGGGAAAGGAGGCGTCAGGGTTGATCCCAGGGCCCTCAGCCCGGGAGAGCTGGAGAGGCTCACCAGGAGGTACGCCTATGCTATAGCCCCGATAATAGGTGTGGACATAGACATACCAGCCCCCGACGTCTACACGAACCCGCAGACGATGGCTTGGATAGTCGACACCTACAGCATGATCAAGGGCTACTTCGAGCCGGGCGTGATAACCGGGAAGCCGCTGGAGGTAGGAGGGAGTGAGGGGAGGAATGAGGCCACAGCTAGGGGATTGCAATACGTCACTGAGGAGGCTGTGAAGGTCCTTGGGATCGATCCTAAGAAGGCCAAGGTTGCGGTCCAGGGCTATGGTAATGCCGGCTACTTCTCAGCGAAGTTCATGCAGGAGCTCGGCATGAAGATCGTGGCCGTGAGCGATTCCAAGGGGGCGATATACAACCCAGACGGGCTGGACCCAGATAAGGTATTGGAGCACAAGAACAAGACCGGCTCCGTCGTAGGCTTCCCAGGCTCCACCTCCTTGGATAGCGATCCTAAGAGGGCTAATGAAAAGCTACTGGAGCTAGATGTGGATGTGCTCATACCAGCGGCCATTGAGAACGTCATAACCGATAAGAATGCCGATAACATCAAGGCCAAGCTCATAGTGGAGGCGGCAAACGGGCCGACGACTCCTGAGGCCGATAGCATACTCCATGAGAGGGGCATCACGGTGGCTCCCGATATACTGGCCAACGCGGGTGGCGTCACCGTCAGCTACTTCGAGTGGGTTCAGGCGAGGACCAGGGAGTGGTGGGACATAGATACCGTGAGGATGAAGCTGAGGGCTAAGATGACGAAGGCCTTCAGGGACGTTTACGAGATGCACAAGGAGCTCAAGGTTGACATGAGAACAGCTGCGTTGGCCTTAGCCGTCAAGAGAGTGGTTAGGGCGATGGAGCTCAGGGGGATCTGGCCCTAA
- a CDS encoding branched-chain amino acid ABC transporter permease, with protein MEGLIEVLSDPLFLSIIVNFSIFLIVTLSLNLEVGIAGIPQFGRVLAVLAGAIGAGSIAGRLMALYYGLPWGGDYADVFTNLRIVEEMNRRLSSSPLESILMLVLSLAVAALMGGIIGYLASYPAIRLREAYLGITLLTFGEALQTVVKYYDPIAGGTEGITVPDVFRFVGAGQARFIFSAAVILCVAMMVYIYLQLLIRSPFGRSLKAMRDMEMAARAFGKDIVKLRSQALIIGGSVAALGGALWTLYTMSLKAYTYNRVTWTFWPWAFMMLGGAGNNMGILVGTLAFSTIRSLIFAYKTTLESLIPINPNWLEYILIGLTIVLIAMFRPQGLLPERPELPLSRGRIEALRSHHRDTLEGPPEPSAA; from the coding sequence TTGGAGGGGTTAATAGAAGTGCTCTCAGACCCTCTATTCCTCAGCATAATCGTTAACTTCAGTATCTTCCTGATAGTGACCCTAAGCCTTAATTTGGAGGTAGGCATAGCGGGAATCCCACAGTTCGGTAGAGTTCTGGCTGTACTGGCCGGCGCCATAGGGGCCGGATCCATAGCCGGGAGATTAATGGCCCTCTACTACGGACTCCCATGGGGAGGTGACTACGCGGATGTCTTCACGAACCTGAGGATAGTGGAGGAGATGAACAGAAGATTGAGCTCGAGTCCTCTGGAGTCCATCCTAATGCTGGTGCTCTCGCTAGCCGTGGCGGCGCTGATGGGGGGTATAATAGGGTATTTAGCGTCATATCCGGCGATAAGGCTCCGTGAGGCATACCTAGGGATAACGCTGCTGACTTTCGGCGAGGCGCTTCAAACGGTGGTCAAGTACTACGACCCAATCGCGGGGGGGACTGAGGGTATCACGGTCCCCGATGTGTTCAGGTTCGTTGGGGCGGGTCAAGCTAGGTTCATCTTCAGCGCGGCAGTGATACTGTGCGTAGCTATGATGGTGTACATTTACCTCCAGCTGCTGATCAGGTCCCCATTCGGGAGATCCCTTAAAGCCATGAGGGACATGGAAATGGCGGCCAGGGCCTTCGGAAAGGACATAGTGAAGCTCAGATCCCAAGCTCTTATAATAGGAGGATCCGTCGCCGCCTTGGGTGGGGCCCTATGGACTCTATACACAATGAGCCTGAAGGCATACACTTACAACAGAGTGACCTGGACGTTCTGGCCTTGGGCCTTCATGATGCTAGGTGGGGCTGGGAACAACATGGGGATACTGGTGGGGACGCTCGCATTCTCCACCATAAGGAGTCTCATATTTGCATACAAAACAACTTTGGAGTCCTTGATACCGATAAATCCTAACTGGCTAGAGTACATCCTAATAGGACTCACGATAGTGCTGATAGCCATGTTCAGACCACAGGGCCTGCTGCCGGAGAGGCCCGAGCTACCCTTATCTAGAGGAAGGATAGAGGCTCTCAGGAGCCATCATAGGGATACTCTGGAAGGCCCACCTGAGCCGAGTGCTGCATGA
- a CDS encoding branched-chain amino acid ABC transporter permease: MNSKLKIASGIPVSKSTVSSNGVTPGGDEMLEVLTTAVSYSSAIALAAAGITLIYMTTGTFSFAHASMTALGFYTIFTFSKVLFKEKGHPYMFFPLAALFSGALGVLTYLTVNRWLLKRRADMITLMMSTLGVDLVYFALLNIFADYLTENYKVNARLIVLSTEDIVLAHIGGFALRGIPVISLLLVVITVISLKYVINRTKFGITLRVTVENPSLAEIVGINPETIYLTSWFLGGALAGLAGAILSMVVTGTPAVGSSVIVPEFAGSIVGGLYSLFGGFAGGYLIGMSEYIVITLVATYISRNLVVYQPIIPLLVMATFLLLYPEGLGALNMGKISRRR; encoded by the coding sequence ATGAACTCAAAGCTTAAAATCGCTAGTGGAATCCCCGTCTCTAAATCAACTGTATCAAGTAATGGAGTAACGCCAGGGGGTGATGAGATGCTGGAGGTTCTAACTACAGCCGTCAGCTATTCCAGCGCAATAGCTCTGGCTGCTGCCGGTATAACGCTGATTTACATGACTACCGGTACCTTCAGCTTCGCCCATGCATCCATGACCGCTTTGGGGTTTTATACGATCTTTACGTTCAGCAAGGTGCTTTTTAAGGAGAAGGGGCATCCTTACATGTTCTTTCCATTGGCGGCACTGTTCTCGGGGGCTCTGGGTGTTCTGACGTACCTTACGGTCAATAGGTGGCTCCTGAAGAGGAGGGCCGACATGATAACTCTGATGATGTCGACATTGGGTGTGGACCTCGTGTACTTCGCTTTACTCAACATATTCGCCGATTACTTGACTGAGAACTACAAGGTGAATGCAAGATTAATCGTACTGTCGACGGAGGACATAGTACTGGCTCATATTGGGGGCTTCGCATTGAGGGGAATTCCCGTGATCTCACTGCTCTTGGTGGTGATCACGGTGATCTCCCTTAAATATGTCATAAATCGAACAAAATTTGGTATAACACTCAGAGTTACAGTAGAAAATCCATCACTAGCAGAGATAGTTGGGATAAATCCTGAAACCATCTATCTGACATCCTGGTTCCTTGGCGGGGCTCTCGCGGGGCTCGCTGGGGCGATACTCTCGATGGTGGTCACCGGTACACCCGCCGTGGGAAGCTCAGTCATAGTCCCGGAGTTCGCAGGATCTATAGTTGGTGGTCTCTACTCTCTCTTCGGTGGCTTCGCCGGGGGCTACCTTATAGGAATGAGTGAATACATAGTGATAACTTTGGTCGCGACCTACATCTCTAGGAACCTAGTAGTCTATCAGCCGATAATACCTCTACTAGTGATGGCTACCTTCCTACTACTCTACCCCGAGGGACTCGGAGCCCTGAACATGGGTAAGATCTCAAGGAGGAGGTGA
- a CDS encoding ABC transporter substrate-binding protein: MEVSPMSNRVAYALLLVFLLIGFGLGYMTKGGEGVTTVTKTETVTSAVSQATGLSGEVYIGALLPLTGPLGSFAENDMVVLKLAEKDVNDWLEQIGAKWRVKVLFEDTALDPKQALDKVQALHSRGVKIFIGPMASSEVKEVKGYADANKLLMISQSSTSPALAIPNDMIYRFCPPDEFQGAASARATFDLGVRYVVAVWRGDAWGDGLVDSYERAFTKLLGDSGEKGEVLGKGNGKGIRYDPDTKEFTTIASQLANIVKELVREHGADKVGVYYAGFGEYVQFVAAASQYEVLWKVRWIGSDGTALLGDIQTNEKAAKFSYETKFISPMFGTPSPLQERIASEVKRQLGRLPESYAYASYDALWLVAVALNMVDEYDPVSVAKVLPSLTQRWYGATGVFKLNENGDRAFSDYMFWMVVPSDGKYEWKLAGGYSYETGSVTWTDEFLKLIGRK, encoded by the coding sequence GTGGAGGTCAGTCCTATGAGCAACAGGGTGGCATATGCCTTATTGCTGGTTTTTCTTCTCATCGGATTCGGTCTAGGGTACATGACCAAGGGAGGAGAGGGCGTCACAACCGTCACGAAGACAGAGACAGTCACTTCCGCTGTGAGTCAGGCGACTGGGTTGAGTGGGGAGGTTTACATAGGAGCCCTTCTCCCCCTCACAGGGCCCCTGGGCTCATTTGCTGAGAACGACATGGTTGTGCTTAAACTGGCAGAGAAGGACGTTAATGATTGGTTAGAGCAAATAGGGGCGAAATGGCGAGTCAAGGTATTGTTCGAGGACACCGCCCTAGATCCCAAGCAGGCATTGGACAAGGTGCAGGCCCTCCATTCCAGAGGAGTGAAGATATTCATAGGACCCATGGCAAGCTCCGAGGTCAAAGAGGTCAAGGGTTATGCTGATGCCAATAAATTGCTCATGATATCGCAGAGCTCGACTTCTCCGGCTCTCGCCATTCCGAACGATATGATCTACAGGTTCTGCCCCCCTGATGAGTTCCAAGGTGCCGCCTCAGCGAGGGCCACATTCGATCTCGGGGTGAGGTATGTGGTAGCTGTCTGGAGGGGAGACGCCTGGGGGGATGGGCTAGTCGATTCCTATGAGAGGGCCTTCACCAAGTTGCTAGGGGATAGTGGTGAGAAGGGGGAGGTGCTGGGGAAGGGCAACGGGAAGGGAATCAGGTATGATCCCGATACCAAGGAGTTCACCACTATAGCTTCCCAGCTGGCGAACATCGTAAAGGAGCTAGTTAGGGAGCATGGGGCGGATAAGGTTGGGGTTTACTACGCTGGCTTCGGGGAGTATGTTCAGTTCGTGGCTGCCGCATCACAGTATGAGGTCCTATGGAAGGTTAGGTGGATCGGCTCTGATGGCACAGCTCTGTTGGGAGATATACAGACGAATGAAAAAGCTGCTAAGTTCTCCTATGAGACCAAGTTCATAAGTCCCATGTTCGGTACACCCTCACCGTTGCAAGAGAGGATCGCCTCTGAGGTTAAGAGGCAGTTGGGAAGGCTACCTGAGAGCTATGCTTACGCTTCATACGATGCCCTATGGCTCGTAGCAGTCGCCCTAAACATGGTTGATGAGTACGATCCCGTTTCAGTGGCTAAGGTGCTGCCCTCATTAACTCAAAGATGGTATGGGGCAACAGGCGTGTTCAAGCTGAACGAGAATGGGGACAGGGCCTTCTCGGATTACATGTTCTGGATGGTGGTGCCATCCGATGGGAAGTACGAATGGAAACTGGCTGGAGGTTACTCCTACGAGACAGGAAGCGTGACATGGACTGACGAGTTCCTAAAGCTCATCGGCAGGAAGTAG
- a CDS encoding ABC transporter ATP-binding protein, translating into MEGDQKQSVLSTKNLTKRFGGLIAVNDVSLEVRRGTITMIMGPNGSGKTTLINLCSGMLKPDEGRIFFEGRDITGWPPHKIYELGFIRTFQIPTPFLRLSVLENVLVAMKNRGENPLMAPLRRSWIKEEEENVRRAMNILKRVGLDDLWDREAFKLGGGQLKMLEVARALAAGAKLIALDEPIGGVDPSYANDILGYLDNLRRDLNITLLLIEHRIDIALPFAEHVYVMDRGVIISQGTPEDVLNDPKVTEVYLG; encoded by the coding sequence ATGGAGGGGGATCAAAAACAGAGCGTGCTGTCAACTAAGAACCTGACCAAGAGGTTCGGTGGATTAATCGCTGTCAATGACGTCTCCTTGGAAGTAAGGAGGGGGACCATTACGATGATAATGGGGCCCAATGGTTCCGGGAAGACCACGCTGATAAACCTGTGCTCTGGGATGTTGAAGCCCGATGAGGGCAGGATATTCTTCGAAGGTAGGGATATAACGGGTTGGCCTCCACATAAGATATACGAGCTCGGGTTCATAAGAACCTTCCAGATACCAACTCCCTTCCTGAGGCTCAGCGTACTCGAAAACGTCTTGGTGGCTATGAAGAATCGCGGTGAGAACCCCCTGATGGCCCCATTGAGGCGCTCATGGATCAAGGAAGAGGAAGAGAATGTGAGGAGGGCGATGAACATACTTAAGAGGGTTGGCTTGGACGATCTTTGGGACAGAGAGGCTTTCAAACTCGGAGGAGGTCAGCTAAAGATGCTAGAGGTCGCAAGAGCGCTGGCAGCCGGGGCTAAGCTCATCGCGCTAGATGAGCCGATAGGGGGTGTTGATCCATCGTATGCGAACGATATACTGGGCTACCTCGATAATCTGAGGAGGGACCTCAACATCACATTGCTCCTGATAGAGCATAGGATAGATATAGCCCTTCCATTCGCTGAGCACGTCTACGTGATGGACAGAGGGGTCATAATATCACAGGGAACACCTGAAGATGTTTTAAACGATCCTAAAGTCACAGAGGTATATCTAGGGTGA
- a CDS encoding ABC transporter ATP-binding protein: MPERIVEVENLTSGYGKLRILFNVNFYAEAGDITVIVGPNGAGKTTLLNSIMGAATIHSGIVRFEGRDVTKLPTYKKARMGLAYLPQYGNVASGLTVEENLRMAGYLLDRDELEERVHEVIELFPKLRELLARKAGTLSGGERRMLAIGIALMRRPKVLLLDEMTTDLAPIVVKQVLSKIVELRDHLKQTVIMVEQNAKKALEIGDRAYLLVSGEVRFEGDPRDLLNDPQFSKLYLGIMR, encoded by the coding sequence ATGCCTGAGCGGATCGTGGAGGTAGAGAACCTCACCTCCGGGTACGGGAAACTCAGGATACTGTTTAATGTTAACTTTTACGCTGAAGCTGGGGATATTACTGTGATAGTTGGACCTAATGGCGCTGGTAAGACGACTCTTTTAAACAGTATAATGGGTGCTGCTACAATACACTCCGGAATCGTGAGGTTCGAGGGGAGGGACGTCACGAAGCTCCCCACATATAAGAAAGCCAGGATGGGTCTGGCTTACTTACCTCAATATGGAAATGTCGCTTCTGGCCTTACAGTCGAAGAGAACCTCAGAATGGCTGGATACCTGCTGGATAGAGATGAGCTGGAGGAGAGGGTCCATGAGGTGATCGAACTATTCCCGAAGTTGAGGGAGCTACTGGCGAGGAAGGCTGGCACCCTCAGCGGTGGGGAGAGGAGGATGCTCGCTATAGGAATAGCCCTGATGAGGAGGCCCAAGGTCCTACTGTTGGATGAGATGACCACGGACCTCGCACCCATAGTGGTCAAGCAAGTTCTGAGTAAGATCGTTGAGCTGAGGGATCATCTGAAACAAACAGTGATAATGGTGGAGCAAAATGCTAAAAAAGCATTGGAAATAGGGGATAGAGCTTATCTATTGGTCAGCGGTGAGGTGAGGTTTGAGGGAGACCCCAGGGATCTTCTGAATGATCCTCAATTTTCTAAACTATATCTTGGGATAATGAGATAA